In the Sulfitobacter pacificus genome, one interval contains:
- the hemN gene encoding oxygen-independent coproporphyrinogen III oxidase, which yields MMNFDTLKARGLFDERLPRYTSYPPAPAFTADVGADFQAEAIAALEADAPISLYLHIPFCERLCWFCACRTQGVRSLTPVQAYLETLRKELALIATHHPGKLRLKQMHWGGGTPTILPPELIREVSDMLSEVFVMDHDTAFSVEIDPTLVDADKIAALKAAGMTRASIGVQDFAPVVQKCIGRLQSFEQTQAAVNMLRGADVASLNVDLVYGLPFQSIEGFAQTLQQVNALRPDRVALFGYAHVPHMAKRQNLIPEAALPGDRARFALFNKATELLCADGMVAIGIDHFARPEDSMAQAAANGRLRRNFQGYTVDGCDTLLGLGASSISRFKEGFVQNAAQTGDYTRQIKAGKLAAVRGYRLTAEDRLRSRIIEMLMCDFAIDFKELNLNEVDRARFAPALDALRCECEGMFEETPERLSLTAQARPLVRRLAHFFDASNPGHAGYSRVS from the coding sequence ATGATGAATTTTGATACCCTCAAAGCACGCGGATTGTTTGACGAACGCCTGCCCCGCTATACCAGCTATCCGCCCGCCCCTGCCTTTACGGCAGACGTCGGGGCCGATTTTCAGGCCGAAGCCATCGCAGCCCTTGAAGCTGACGCGCCGATCTCGCTCTATCTGCATATTCCGTTTTGCGAACGCCTGTGCTGGTTCTGCGCATGTCGCACGCAAGGCGTGCGCAGTCTGACGCCGGTGCAGGCCTATCTGGAAACCCTGCGCAAAGAACTGGCGCTGATCGCAACCCATCACCCCGGCAAGCTGCGCCTGAAGCAGATGCATTGGGGCGGCGGCACCCCGACGATCCTGCCCCCCGAGTTGATCCGCGAAGTCTCCGACATGTTGAGCGAGGTCTTTGTCATGGACCACGACACCGCGTTTTCGGTCGAGATTGACCCGACTTTGGTAGACGCCGACAAAATCGCCGCCTTGAAAGCGGCCGGTATGACACGGGCCAGCATCGGTGTGCAGGACTTCGCCCCGGTCGTGCAAAAATGCATCGGGCGGCTGCAGAGTTTTGAGCAAACCCAGGCGGCAGTGAACATGCTGCGGGGGGCTGATGTCGCCTCGCTGAACGTTGATCTGGTCTATGGGTTGCCGTTTCAATCCATCGAAGGGTTTGCCCAGACGCTACAACAGGTGAATGCGTTGCGCCCGGACCGTGTGGCGCTGTTTGGTTATGCGCATGTACCCCATATGGCAAAACGCCAGAACCTGATCCCCGAAGCCGCCCTGCCCGGAGATCGCGCGCGGTTTGCCCTGTTTAACAAAGCAACGGAGCTGCTCTGTGCAGATGGTATGGTGGCGATTGGGATTGATCATTTCGCCCGCCCCGAAGACAGCATGGCACAGGCCGCAGCCAATGGCAGGCTGCGCCGGAATTTTCAGGGCTACACTGTAGATGGATGTGATACCTTGCTGGGACTTGGGGCCTCTTCCATCTCGCGCTTCAAAGAGGGGTTTGTGCAGAATGCCGCGCAGACCGGTGATTACACCCGCCAGATCAAGGCCGGGAAACTGGCCGCTGTGCGAGGATACCGATTGACCGCCGAAGATCGGCTGCGCAGCCGGATCATTGAAATGCTGATGTGCGATTTTGCGATTGATTTCAAAGAGCTGAACCTGAACGAGGTGGACCGCGCCCGCTTTGCTCCGGCGCTGGACGCCTTGCGCTGCGAATGTGAAGGGATGTTTGAAGAAACCCCCGAACGTCTGAGCCTGACCGCGCAGGCGCGCCCTTTAGTCCGCCGGCTGGCGCATTTCTTTGACGCCTCCAACCCCGGTCACGCCGGTTATTCACGGGTGTC
- the ccoS gene encoding cbb3-type cytochrome oxidase assembly protein CcoS, which yields MNILAILIPVSLTLGGLGLLAFLWSLRADQYDDLDGAAWRILLDDDTPEIDVDQRRKTDQTTES from the coding sequence ATGAATATTCTTGCCATCCTTATTCCAGTTTCACTGACCCTTGGCGGATTGGGTTTGCTTGCCTTCCTGTGGAGCCTGCGGGCCGATCAATATGACGATCTGGACGGGGCGGCATGGCGTATTCTTTTGGACGATGACACGCCGGAAATTGATGTCGATCAAAGACGGAAAACCGATCAAACGACAGAATCCTGA
- a CDS encoding heavy metal translocating P-type ATPase, with protein MSLAENPGLAACPGCVAQPAATGNGNSDRAGETLHLSLPAIHCAGCIATVERGLLARDDVYAARVNLNRKQVEITHSPLTAPDTLIELLGDLGIEARLLDRDALGDTRDVQGRALLLRIAIAGFAMMNVMLMSVAIWSGAGDATRALFHWLSAAISLPAVLFAAQPFFRNAWAALRVGRLNMDVPISLALILASGMSLFETAAGGHEAYFDAALSLTFFLLCGRYLDHRCRSTARSAARELAALEVPRVLRETPQGRETVKLSEAQIGDHIVVLAGARAPVDGTVINGASTLDRAILTGESLPVSATVGSDVNAGELNLSGPLVLRATAVGADTSLRRMVTMIDAAESARNRYTALADRAAQVYAPVVHLLSFAAFVGWLFATGDARFSLNIAIATLIITCPCALGLAVPAVSTAAAGKLFRAGLLVKNGTALERIAETDVVVFDKTGTLTEGQLEVATLETLDDTAKSVALALAQSSTHPIAQALAMGLTNAATAPAALTDISETAGQGLRAKFGDQEVLLGSATFTKAAPTDAPGAWLRIGSDAALHLTLKGSLREGAEQVVKTLQEKGTEIHLISGDTPAATQAVAETLGITHFHAEQSPKDKIAYLDALAAQGRKVLMVGDGLNDTGALASAYASVAPAAAADAARAASDVVLLGRSLAPLPDLIHTSRSAKRRILENFAIAAGYNAIVIPLAVAGFVTPLLAAIAMSTSSITVLLNAMRVTRGAKQ; from the coding sequence ATGAGCCTTGCTGAAAACCCCGGCCTTGCCGCCTGCCCCGGATGTGTGGCGCAACCTGCCGCCACCGGAAATGGCAACTCTGACCGTGCCGGTGAAACCCTGCACCTGTCCCTGCCAGCCATCCATTGTGCCGGATGTATTGCAACCGTTGAACGTGGCTTGCTGGCGCGGGATGATGTCTATGCCGCCCGTGTGAACCTGAACCGCAAGCAGGTGGAAATCACCCATTCCCCACTGACCGCGCCCGACACGCTGATCGAACTGCTGGGTGATCTGGGGATCGAGGCGCGGCTGCTGGACCGCGACGCCTTGGGCGATACCCGCGATGTTCAGGGACGCGCCCTGTTGTTGCGCATCGCCATTGCCGGATTTGCGATGATGAATGTGATGCTGATGTCTGTTGCCATCTGGTCCGGGGCCGGTGACGCCACACGCGCCCTGTTTCACTGGCTTTCGGCGGCGATCTCCCTGCCCGCAGTGCTGTTCGCTGCGCAGCCGTTTTTCCGCAACGCATGGGCCGCCCTGCGGGTGGGCCGGTTGAATATGGATGTGCCAATTTCGCTGGCTTTGATCCTTGCCTCCGGCATGTCGCTGTTTGAAACCGCCGCCGGGGGGCACGAGGCCTATTTCGACGCTGCCTTATCGCTGACCTTCTTCCTGCTCTGCGGGCGCTATCTGGACCACCGCTGCCGCAGCACCGCGCGTTCCGCCGCCCGCGAACTGGCCGCTTTGGAGGTGCCACGGGTGCTGCGCGAAACGCCGCAAGGGCGGGAAACCGTGAAACTCAGCGAGGCGCAGATCGGCGATCACATCGTGGTTCTGGCCGGTGCCCGCGCACCTGTCGATGGCACGGTGATCAACGGTGCAAGCACGCTGGACCGCGCGATCCTGACCGGCGAGAGCCTGCCGGTATCGGCCACAGTCGGCAGCGACGTAAACGCCGGTGAGCTGAACCTGAGTGGCCCGCTGGTTCTGCGCGCCACCGCGGTGGGCGCGGACACCAGCCTGCGCCGCATGGTCACAATGATCGACGCCGCTGAATCCGCGCGCAACCGCTATACTGCGCTGGCTGACCGCGCTGCACAGGTCTATGCCCCAGTGGTGCATCTGCTGTCTTTCGCCGCCTTTGTTGGATGGTTGTTTGCCACAGGGGATGCGCGGTTTTCACTGAACATCGCCATTGCCACGCTGATCATCACCTGCCCCTGCGCCTTGGGTCTGGCCGTGCCTGCCGTTTCAACCGCCGCTGCGGGCAAGCTGTTTCGCGCGGGGTTGCTGGTCAAAAACGGCACCGCACTTGAGCGGATTGCAGAAACCGATGTGGTGGTATTCGACAAAACCGGCACGCTGACCGAAGGCCAGTTGGAGGTCGCCACATTAGAAACATTGGACGACACCGCAAAATCAGTCGCCTTGGCCCTCGCGCAAAGTTCCACCCACCCTATAGCACAGGCATTGGCCATGGGGCTGACCAATGCGGCAACCGCGCCTGCGGCGCTGACGGATATTTCTGAAACGGCAGGTCAGGGATTGCGCGCAAAATTTGGCGATCAGGAGGTTTTGCTGGGCTCCGCCACCTTTACCAAGGCCGCACCAACAGACGCCCCCGGTGCATGGTTGCGCATCGGCTCGGATGCAGCTTTGCATTTGACCCTGAAAGGCAGCCTGCGCGAAGGGGCGGAACAGGTGGTGAAGACCCTACAGGAAAAAGGCACCGAAATTCATCTGATTTCGGGCGACACCCCGGCTGCCACCCAAGCTGTTGCTGAAACCCTGGGGATCACGCATTTTCATGCAGAACAAAGCCCCAAAGATAAAATCGCCTATCTCGACGCGCTTGCCGCGCAGGGACGTAAGGTGCTGATGGTTGGCGACGGGTTGAACGACACCGGTGCCTTGGCCAGCGCCTATGCCTCTGTCGCACCCGCTGCTGCGGCGGATGCGGCGCGCGCGGCCTCTGATGTTGTGCTTCTGGGCCGCAGCCTCGCGCCGCTGCCCGATCTGATCCATACATCGCGCAGCGCCAAACGCCGGATCCTTGAGAACTTTGCCATCGCCGCAGGATATAACGCGATTGTCATCCCGCTGGCAGTTGCCGGGTTTGTCACGCCTTTGCTGGCGGCCATTGCGATGTCCACCTCTTCCATCACTGTCTTGCTGAACGCGATGCGGGTCACACGCGGGGCCAAACAATGA
- a CDS encoding FixH family protein, whose translation MQRTLTGWHVFAIFVGCFSIIIAVNLTLAFQAVNTFPGLVTKNSYVASQSFDADRAAQDGLGWTLETDVSDGVLTLAITDSAGTPVNPKVIKATLGRATHVAEDMLPELVWNGTALTAATPVEAGYWTLWLELEAADGTPFRRRIPLHVSEPAL comes from the coding sequence ATGCAACGCACCCTCACCGGCTGGCATGTCTTCGCAATATTCGTCGGCTGTTTCAGCATCATCATCGCGGTGAACCTGACGCTCGCCTTTCAGGCTGTGAACACTTTCCCCGGATTGGTGACCAAGAACTCCTATGTCGCCAGCCAGAGCTTTGACGCGGATCGCGCAGCACAGGACGGGCTGGGCTGGACACTGGAAACAGATGTATCTGATGGGGTGCTGACCCTTGCTATCACCGACAGTGCTGGCACACCGGTGAATCCGAAGGTGATCAAGGCCACGCTGGGCCGGGCCACCCATGTTGCCGAGGACATGCTGCCGGAGCTGGTCTGGAACGGCACCGCCCTGACTGCCGCAACGCCTGTAGAAGCCGGATATTGGACACTGTGGCTGGAACTGGAAGCTGCTGATGGCACCCCATTCCGCCGCCGCATCCCCCTGCACGTGAGTGAACCCGCGTTATGA
- the ccoG gene encoding cytochrome c oxidase accessory protein CcoG → MADTPPSLYAAREPIFPRRVTGFFRTFKWWIMGLTLGIYYLLPWVRWDRGPNLPNQAVLADLEHRRFFFFWIEIWPHEFYFVAGLLIMAGLGLFLFTSALGRVWCGYACPQTVWTDLFLLVERWVEGDRNAQLRLHKSKWTFKKWRLRLTKWFVWLAISVATGGAWVFYYTDAPTLAVNLVTLNAPAVAYFSIAILTTTTFIFGGFMREQVCIYMCPWPRIQAAMMDEGTLTVGYRKWRGEPRGKHKKGAKAAAAAQAATVYDYANLPEADQGSGDCIDCMACVNVCPMGIDIRDGQQMECITCALCIDACDDIMDKIGKPRGLIDYLALEDVPPPPESPERATWKPRPIWQHVLKPRTILYTALWSIIGAGLVFALFVRSDIELTVSPVRNPTYVMQSDGSIRNIYDVRLRNKSGDDRLFHLSLTSEETLRITLEGTETLSVLVPANQTLLQRVYVTARRNDPAASTDRSDLRFWVEDLSTQTRTSAATIFNGKED, encoded by the coding sequence ATGGCTGACACCCCGCCTTCCCTTTACGCCGCCCGCGAACCGATTTTCCCGCGCCGCGTCACCGGCTTTTTCCGCACTTTCAAATGGTGGATCATGGGGCTGACGCTTGGCATCTACTATCTGTTGCCCTGGGTGCGCTGGGATCGCGGCCCCAACCTGCCCAATCAAGCGGTGCTTGCAGATCTGGAACACCGGCGCTTTTTCTTCTTCTGGATCGAAATCTGGCCGCATGAATTCTACTTCGTTGCGGGCCTGTTGATCATGGCGGGGCTTGGGCTGTTCCTGTTCACCTCCGCCCTTGGCCGGGTCTGGTGCGGCTATGCCTGCCCGCAGACAGTCTGGACCGATCTGTTCCTGCTGGTCGAACGCTGGGTAGAAGGCGACCGCAACGCGCAACTGCGGCTGCATAAATCCAAATGGACTTTCAAGAAATGGCGGCTGCGCCTCACCAAGTGGTTTGTCTGGCTCGCGATCTCTGTCGCCACCGGTGGGGCCTGGGTGTTTTATTATACTGACGCCCCGACACTGGCGGTCAATCTGGTCACGCTGAACGCGCCTGCGGTTGCCTATTTCTCTATCGCCATTCTGACGACCACCACCTTTATCTTTGGCGGTTTCATGCGCGAACAGGTCTGCATCTATATGTGCCCCTGGCCACGTATTCAGGCGGCAATGATGGACGAAGGCACCTTGACTGTCGGCTATCGCAAATGGCGCGGCGAACCGCGTGGCAAGCACAAGAAAGGGGCCAAGGCCGCCGCTGCCGCACAGGCCGCAACAGTCTATGACTACGCCAACCTGCCCGAAGCGGATCAGGGCAGCGGCGACTGCATTGACTGTATGGCCTGCGTCAACGTTTGCCCGATGGGCATCGACATCCGCGACGGGCAGCAGATGGAATGTATCACTTGCGCACTGTGCATCGACGCCTGTGACGACATCATGGACAAGATTGGCAAGCCGCGTGGCCTGATCGACTATCTTGCCCTTGAAGATGTGCCACCCCCGCCGGAGTCGCCCGAACGCGCCACATGGAAACCGCGTCCGATCTGGCAGCATGTGCTGAAGCCGCGCACGATCCTTTATACCGCTCTGTGGTCGATCATCGGCGCCGGGTTGGTGTTTGCCCTGTTCGTCCGCTCGGACATCGAATTGACCGTTTCGCCGGTGCGCAACCCGACCTATGTGATGCAGAGCGATGGATCAATCCGCAACATCTATGACGTGCGCCTGCGCAATAAATCCGGCGATGACCGGCTGTTCCACCTCTCGCTGACCTCTGAAGAAACCCTGCGCATCACGCTGGAAGGTACCGAAACCCTAAGTGTGCTGGTGCCGGCAAACCAGACATTGCTGCAACGGGTCTATGTCACCGCGCGGCGCAACGATCCGGCGGCGTCGACCGACCGCAGTGATCTGCGCTTTTGGGTCGAGGACCTTAGCACACAGACCCGCACCAGTGCGGCAACCATTTTCAACGGAAAGGAAGACTAA
- the ccoP gene encoding cytochrome-c oxidase, cbb3-type subunit III, which translates to MSDPTDKKPIDELTGTETTGHVWDGIEELNNPLPRWWLWCLYLTIIWGIGYAIAYPAWPMLTKATPGLLGYSTRGEVARDIDTFREASAARDAQLASADLSTLADNVELNRYAVSSGAAVFRNNCSQCHGSGAAGAKGYPNLLDDDWLWGGDHASIAYTVRHGIRNEADEDARYSEMPAFGELLEKEDIPALVEYVRQLAGEEYDAALAGPGEALYADNCSACHGDTGLGDREQGAPNLTDAIWLYGGDRESLTQTITYSRFGVMPPWGTRLTEAQVQAVAAYVYQLGGGEADSPGN; encoded by the coding sequence ATGAGCGACCCAACCGATAAGAAACCCATCGACGAACTGACCGGCACCGAAACCACTGGCCACGTCTGGGACGGCATCGAAGAGCTAAACAACCCCTTGCCGCGCTGGTGGCTGTGGTGCCTCTACCTGACCATCATCTGGGGCATCGGATATGCGATTGCCTATCCCGCGTGGCCGATGCTGACCAAGGCGACACCGGGGCTGCTGGGCTATTCCACCCGTGGTGAAGTGGCCCGCGACATCGACACCTTCCGCGAGGCAAGCGCCGCCCGTGATGCACAACTGGCAAGTGCGGATCTCAGCACATTGGCCGATAATGTTGAGCTGAACCGCTATGCGGTCTCTTCCGGCGCTGCGGTATTTCGCAACAATTGCTCGCAGTGCCACGGGTCCGGTGCGGCGGGAGCCAAGGGTTATCCCAACCTGTTGGATGATGATTGGCTTTGGGGCGGCGATCACGCCTCTATCGCCTATACCGTGCGCCACGGCATCCGTAACGAGGCCGATGAGGACGCGCGGTACTCCGAAATGCCTGCCTTTGGCGAATTGCTTGAAAAGGAAGACATTCCGGCCTTGGTCGAATATGTCCGCCAACTGGCTGGCGAGGAATATGATGCAGCGCTGGCTGGTCCGGGCGAGGCCCTTTATGCCGACAATTGTTCCGCGTGTCATGGCGACACCGGACTGGGTGATCGCGAGCAAGGTGCGCCGAACCTGACCGATGCGATCTGGCTTTATGGCGGGGATCGCGAAAGCCTGACCCAGACCATCACCTATTCCCGATTTGGCGTGATGCCACCTTGGGGCACCCGCCTGACAGAGGCGCAGGTGCAGGCCGTGGCCGCCTATGTCTATCAGCTGGGTGGTGGTGAGGCTGACAGCCCCGGCAACTAA
- a CDS encoding cbb3-type cytochrome c oxidase subunit 3, whose protein sequence is METYSWMREFADSWMLLAMTLFFLGVILWAFRPGSKATHTDTANIPFRNEQSPDSLKNGDPS, encoded by the coding sequence ATGGAAACCTATTCATGGATGCGCGAATTCGCGGACAGCTGGATGTTGCTGGCGATGACCCTGTTCTTTCTGGGCGTCATCCTCTGGGCCTTTCGCCCAGGCAGCAAAGCCACCCATACCGATACGGCCAACATTCCGTTTCGCAACGAACAATCTCCCGATAGCCTCAAGAACGGAGACCCGTCATGA
- the ccoO gene encoding cytochrome-c oxidase, cbb3-type subunit II, with translation MSDNEKTPPKKGFLAKHAMVERSATLLMVLSLFVVSIGGIVEIAPLFYLENTIEDVEGMRPYTPLELTGREIYVREGCYTCHSQMIRPMRDEVDRYGHYSLAAESMYDHPHQWGSKRTGPDVARVGGRYSDTWHVDHLSDPQSVVPESIMPKYAFLARTPIDGKYVEDLIKTHRAVGVPYTDEMVENARADFKAQADPDSDYDGLIERYGETANVSNFDGQPELTEMDAMVAYLQMLGTLVDFSTFTPDASR, from the coding sequence ATGTCTGATAACGAAAAAACACCCCCGAAAAAGGGCTTCCTGGCCAAACACGCAATGGTCGAACGCTCGGCCACCTTACTGATGGTGCTGTCCCTCTTTGTGGTCAGCATCGGTGGGATCGTGGAAATCGCCCCCCTCTTCTACCTCGAAAACACCATCGAGGACGTCGAGGGGATGCGCCCCTACACCCCACTGGAACTGACCGGTCGCGAGATCTATGTGCGGGAAGGTTGCTATACCTGCCACAGCCAGATGATCCGCCCGATGCGCGATGAGGTGGACCGTTATGGCCACTACTCGCTGGCGGCGGAAAGCATGTATGATCACCCGCATCAATGGGGGTCGAAACGCACCGGTCCTGATGTGGCACGGGTTGGCGGGCGGTATTCGGACACATGGCATGTGGATCACCTGTCCGATCCGCAGTCAGTCGTGCCTGAATCGATCATGCCGAAGTATGCCTTCTTGGCCCGCACCCCGATTGATGGGAAATATGTTGAGGATCTGATCAAGACACATCGCGCTGTGGGTGTGCCCTATACCGACGAGATGGTCGAAAACGCCCGCGCCGATTTCAAGGCACAGGCCGATCCTGACAGTGATTATGACGGTTTGATCGAGCGCTATGGCGAAACCGCGAATGTCAGCAACTTTGACGGCCAGCCAGAGCTGACCGAAATGGATGCGATGGTCGCCTATTTGCAAATGCTGGGCACGCTGGTCGATTTCTCGACCTTCACCCCTGATGCAAGCCGCTAG
- the ccoN gene encoding cytochrome-c oxidase, cbb3-type subunit I: protein MTSDYFKLILLAGITLFAAIAASWGRDLAYQVHAFLIMVIAAGMFIWVLRNTDEEPRPQTDSNGYMDDVIRAGVIATAFWGVVGFLAGTFIAFQLAFPALNFEWAQPYANFGRLRPLHTSAVIFAFGGNALIMSSFYIVQRTCGTRLWGGNLRWFVFWGYQLFIVLAATGYVLGSTQSKEYAEPEWYVDIWLTIIWVAYLVIYMGTLIKRKEKHIYVANWFFLAFIITVAMLHLINNLSLPVSIWGSNSIQLFSGVQDAMTQWWYGHNAVGFFLTAGFLGMMYYFVPKQAERPVFSYKLSIIHFWALIFLYIWAGPHHLHYTALPDWAATLGMVFSIILWMPSWGGMINGLMTLNGAWDKLRTDPIIRMMVISLAFYGMSTFEGPMMSIRAVNSLSHYTDWTIGHVHSGVLGWNGMITFAALYFLTPKLWGRAQMYSMSAINWHFWLATIGIVLYAASMWVTGIMEGLMWREVDSQGFLVNSFADTVAAKFPMYIVRGLGGVMYVAGALIMVWNLWMTIRGGSRVVAPVGVPAE, encoded by the coding sequence ATGACGTCTGACTATTTCAAGCTGATCCTGCTGGCGGGGATTACGCTTTTTGCCGCAATAGCTGCCAGTTGGGGCCGCGATCTGGCTTATCAGGTGCATGCCTTCCTGATCATGGTCATCGCTGCCGGCATGTTCATCTGGGTGCTGCGTAATACCGACGAAGAGCCGCGCCCGCAGACTGATTCCAACGGCTATATGGACGACGTGATCCGCGCCGGTGTCATCGCCACCGCCTTCTGGGGTGTTGTGGGCTTCCTTGCCGGTACCTTCATCGCGTTCCAGCTGGCCTTTCCGGCGCTGAACTTTGAATGGGCGCAACCCTATGCAAACTTTGGACGTCTGCGCCCCCTGCATACGTCAGCGGTGATTTTTGCCTTTGGCGGCAACGCGCTGATCATGTCGTCTTTCTATATCGTGCAACGCACCTGCGGTACGCGCCTTTGGGGCGGCAATCTGCGGTGGTTCGTGTTCTGGGGCTATCAGCTGTTCATCGTGCTGGCCGCAACCGGCTATGTGCTGGGCTCGACCCAATCGAAAGAATACGCCGAACCTGAATGGTATGTGGACATCTGGCTGACCATCATCTGGGTTGCCTATCTGGTGATCTACATGGGCACGCTGATCAAACGGAAAGAAAAGCACATCTATGTGGCGAACTGGTTCTTTCTGGCCTTCATCATCACCGTTGCGATGTTGCACCTGATCAACAACCTGTCCCTGCCGGTCTCGATCTGGGGCTCAAACTCGATCCAGCTGTTCTCTGGTGTGCAGGACGCCATGACACAATGGTGGTATGGTCATAACGCCGTGGGCTTCTTCCTGACCGCCGGTTTCCTGGGGATGATGTACTATTTCGTACCCAAGCAGGCCGAACGTCCGGTGTTTTCCTATAAACTTTCGATCATCCACTTCTGGGCGCTGATCTTTCTCTACATCTGGGCGGGCCCGCACCACTTGCACTATACCGCCCTGCCCGATTGGGCTGCGACCCTTGGTATGGTCTTTTCGATCATCCTGTGGATGCCCAGCTGGGGTGGTATGATCAACGGCCTGATGACGCTGAATGGCGCATGGGACAAGCTGCGGACCGATCCGATCATCCGGATGATGGTGATCTCGCTCGCCTTCTACGGCATGTCGACCTTCGAAGGGCCGATGATGTCGATCCGTGCGGTGAACTCCCTGTCACACTACACCGACTGGACCATCGGTCACGTACACTCCGGCGTCTTGGGCTGGAACGGCATGATCACCTTTGCCGCCCTGTACTTCCTGACACCAAAACTTTGGGGGCGTGCACAAATGTACTCCATGTCTGCGATCAACTGGCACTTCTGGTTGGCCACCATCGGCATCGTTCTTTACGCCGCCTCCATGTGGGTCACCGGCATCATGGAAGGTTTGATGTGGCGTGAAGTCGACAGCCAGGGTTTCCTCGTGAACTCCTTCGCTGACACCGTGGCCGCGAAATTCCCGATGTACATCGTACGGGGCTTGGGCGGGGTCATGTATGTGGCCGGTGCGCTGATCATGGTCTGGAACCTGTGGATGACCATCCGTGGCGGAAGCCGTGTTGTCGCCCCTGTCGGTGTGCCGGCTGAGTAA
- a CDS encoding universal stress protein: MSIQTVTTIITEIDQAPGQLEAAIGTARALDAHLHVLALAIGFDQTAMMGAALDPIPMGLGVEESLERAKALGNLATAQLADEDIRWHVEPIVGSGASSATEIARHTRFSDLVVQHRINSTGDQDRTRRLAETILFEAGVPLLLLPEEAQVTAPPSKILVSWDESATALRAARQALPLLTKASYVHVVMVDPPKDAPDRSDPGGAFAQYLSRQGIKCELSVCNQSDGSVAATLERRATELGCGMMVMGAYGRSRLREAIFGGTTRSILTDATVPVFMAH, from the coding sequence ATGTCTATTCAAACTGTCACCACGATTATCACCGAAATTGATCAGGCTCCGGGCCAGCTTGAGGCTGCAATCGGCACGGCGCGGGCATTGGACGCGCATCTACATGTATTGGCCCTTGCCATCGGGTTTGATCAGACCGCGATGATGGGCGCGGCCCTTGATCCGATCCCGATGGGTCTTGGCGTAGAGGAAAGTCTGGAGCGTGCCAAAGCGCTGGGCAATCTGGCCACGGCGCAGCTGGCCGATGAAGACATCCGCTGGCATGTGGAGCCAATTGTCGGCAGCGGGGCCAGCAGCGCCACGGAAATTGCACGTCACACGCGGTTCAGCGATCTGGTGGTGCAGCACCGCATCAACAGTACAGGCGATCAGGATCGCACGCGCAGGCTGGCGGAAACCATCCTGTTTGAGGCCGGTGTGCCGCTGCTTTTGCTGCCCGAAGAAGCGCAGGTGACGGCCCCGCCCAGCAAGATACTGGTGTCCTGGGACGAGAGCGCGACCGCGCTGCGGGCCGCCCGGCAGGCGCTGCCCCTGCTGACCAAAGCCTCCTATGTGCATGTGGTGATGGTCGATCCCCCCAAGGATGCGCCAGATCGTTCCGATCCCGGTGGGGCCTTTGCGCAATACCTGTCGCGGCAGGGGATCAAATGTGAGCTTTCGGTCTGTAATCAGAGTGACGGTAGCGTGGCCGCCACGTTGGAACGCCGCGCGACTGAACTGGGGTGTGGTATGATGGTGATGGGGGCCTATGGTCGTTCCCGTCTGCGCGAAGCGATCTTTGGCGGCACCACCCGCAGCATCCTGACAGATGCCACCGTACCGGTGTTCATGGCGCATTAG